From a region of the Polynucleobacter corsicus genome:
- the rpoC gene encoding DNA-directed RNA polymerase subunit beta' — protein MKALLDLFKQTQGDEQFDVIKIGLASPEKIRSWSFGEVRKPETINYRTFKPERDGLFCAKIFGPTKDYECLCGKYKRLKFRGVICEKCGVEVTLAKVRRERMGHIELAAPVAHIWFLKSLPSRLGMVLDMTLRDIERVLYFEAYVVVDPGMTPEGAMKRGQIMSEDEYIAKTEEYGDGAFTAIMGAEGIRDLLRSIDIDREVETIRADLKATGSDAKIKKYAKRLKVLEAFQTSGIKPDWMIMEVLPVLPPELRPLVPLDGGRFATSDLNDLYRRVINRNNRLKRLLELRAPEIIVRNEKRMLQEAVDSLLDNGRRGKAMTGANKRPLKSLAEMIKGKSGRFRQNLLGKRVDYSGRSVIVVGPTLKLHQCGLPKLMALELFKPFIFNKLETLGIATTIKAAKKEVESQTPIVWDILEEVIREHPIMLNRAPTLHRLGIQAFEPMLIEGKAIQLHPLVCAAFNADFDGDQMAVHVPLSLEAQMEARTLMLASNNVLFPANGEPSIVPSQDVVLGLYYATRDKINGKGEGMVFANITEVMRAYDAGQVELASRVAVRITEFEIVDKKAEGDARFAEKTSIYQTSVGRAILSEILPKGMTFEEINKPLKKKEISRLINTSFRKCGLRETVIFADRLLQSGFRLATNAGISVAIDDMLIPSSKERIITEASTKVKEYDKQFMSGLVTNQERYNNVVDIWGAAGDQVGKAMMDELSHVDVLDRNGKTVRQESFNSIYMMADSGARGSAAQIRQLAGMRGLMAKPDGSIIETPITANFREGLNVLQYFISTHGARKGLADTALKTANSGYLTRRLCDVTQDLVVIEDDCGATTGVTMKALVEGGEIIEALRDRILGRVCIDDVVHPDTQEVIVPHDTLLDEDHVDQIVSLGIDEVKVRTVLSCLTRFGLCAKCYGRDLGRGGLVNVGEAVGVIAAQSIGEPGTQLTMRTFHIGGAASRALVASNIEAKSNGALKFSGTMRVVKNAKGEQIVISRSGEAVIIDDNGRERERHKVPYGATLLFKEDAAVKAGASLATWDPLTRPIISEYAGIARFDNVEEGVTVAKQVDEVTGLSTLVVIDGKRRSAASKGVRPMINLVDAKGGEVMIAGTDHPVNIGLQVGALITVKDGQKVEVGEVLARIPIESQKTRDITGGLPRVAELFEARSPKDAAVLAKVTGTVSFGKETKGKQRLVITDMDGEANEFLIPKEKQVLVHDGQVVNKGEMIVEGPADPHDILTLRGIEELAIYIVDEVQDVYRLQGVKINDKHIEVIVRQMLRRVQITDGGDTAYITGEQVERSKLYDANDAVIAQGKRPAQFENVLLGITKASLSTDSFISAASFQETTRVLTEAAIMGKTDTLRGLKENVIIGRLIPAGTGLSYRRARKVREQFERDRAQMIAAEEEAMADMPVEIEAEVIAPAGEADPS, from the coding sequence ATGAAAGCATTGCTCGATTTATTTAAGCAAACGCAGGGTGATGAGCAGTTTGATGTCATCAAGATTGGTCTTGCATCCCCTGAGAAAATTCGCTCATGGTCTTTTGGCGAAGTACGCAAACCAGAAACCATCAACTACCGGACTTTTAAGCCCGAGCGTGATGGTTTGTTCTGCGCCAAGATTTTTGGACCAACTAAAGACTACGAGTGCTTATGCGGCAAGTACAAGCGCTTAAAGTTCCGTGGCGTTATCTGTGAGAAGTGCGGCGTTGAAGTTACTCTCGCTAAGGTACGTCGTGAGCGCATGGGCCACATTGAGTTGGCAGCCCCTGTAGCGCACATCTGGTTCTTGAAGTCCTTGCCATCCCGTTTGGGCATGGTTCTCGATATGACATTGCGTGATATCGAGCGCGTTCTTTACTTCGAAGCATATGTAGTTGTTGATCCTGGTATGACTCCTGAAGGCGCGATGAAGCGTGGTCAGATCATGTCTGAAGACGAATACATTGCCAAGACTGAAGAGTATGGTGACGGTGCATTTACTGCCATCATGGGCGCGGAAGGTATTCGCGATCTCTTGCGTTCGATTGATATCGACCGTGAAGTAGAGACCATTCGTGCCGACTTAAAAGCAACTGGTAGCGATGCCAAGATCAAGAAATACGCTAAGCGCTTAAAAGTGCTCGAGGCGTTCCAGACTTCAGGCATTAAGCCTGACTGGATGATCATGGAAGTATTGCCAGTATTGCCGCCTGAATTGCGCCCATTGGTACCATTGGATGGCGGTCGCTTTGCTACTTCCGATTTGAACGACCTATATCGTCGAGTAATCAACCGTAATAATCGTTTAAAGCGTTTGTTAGAGTTGCGTGCACCAGAGATCATCGTTCGTAACGAAAAACGTATGTTGCAAGAAGCGGTTGACTCATTACTCGATAACGGTCGTCGCGGTAAGGCTATGACTGGCGCTAACAAGCGTCCGTTGAAGTCCTTGGCTGAGATGATTAAAGGTAAGAGCGGTCGTTTCCGTCAAAACTTGTTGGGTAAACGTGTTGACTACTCAGGTCGTTCAGTCATCGTGGTTGGCCCTACATTGAAATTGCATCAGTGCGGCTTGCCAAAATTAATGGCCTTGGAATTGTTCAAGCCATTTATTTTCAACAAGCTTGAGACTTTGGGAATCGCAACTACTATTAAAGCTGCGAAGAAAGAAGTTGAAAGTCAGACTCCAATCGTTTGGGACATTCTCGAAGAAGTGATTCGTGAACATCCAATCATGTTGAACCGTGCGCCTACATTGCACCGTCTCGGTATCCAGGCTTTCGAGCCAATGCTGATTGAAGGCAAGGCGATCCAATTGCACCCATTAGTCTGCGCGGCATTTAACGCCGACTTTGACGGTGACCAAATGGCGGTTCACGTTCCTTTGTCGCTCGAAGCGCAAATGGAAGCGCGTACATTGATGTTGGCATCGAACAACGTATTGTTCCCTGCTAACGGCGAACCATCGATCGTTCCTTCGCAGGACGTGGTGTTGGGTCTGTATTACGCTACTCGTGACAAGATCAACGGAAAAGGCGAAGGTATGGTTTTCGCCAACATTACTGAAGTAATGCGTGCCTATGATGCTGGCCAGGTTGAATTAGCCTCCCGCGTTGCTGTGCGTATTACCGAGTTTGAGATCGTGGACAAAAAGGCAGAGGGCGATGCCCGTTTTGCTGAGAAGACTTCGATTTATCAAACTTCAGTTGGCCGTGCAATCTTGTCAGAAATCTTACCTAAGGGTATGACTTTTGAGGAAATCAATAAGCCTCTGAAGAAAAAAGAAATCTCACGCTTGATCAACACTTCATTCCGTAAGTGCGGTCTTCGTGAAACAGTGATTTTTGCTGACCGCCTCTTGCAGTCTGGTTTCCGCTTAGCGACTAACGCCGGTATCTCGGTTGCGATCGACGATATGCTGATTCCTAGCTCTAAAGAGCGCATCATCACCGAAGCTTCTACTAAGGTTAAGGAATATGACAAGCAGTTCATGTCGGGTCTCGTAACCAATCAAGAGCGTTATAACAACGTGGTTGATATTTGGGGTGCTGCTGGTGACCAAGTTGGTAAAGCGATGATGGATGAGTTGTCACACGTTGACGTACTCGACCGTAACGGTAAAACTGTGCGTCAAGAATCTTTCAACTCTATCTACATGATGGCGGATTCTGGTGCGCGTGGATCTGCAGCGCAGATTCGTCAGTTGGCTGGTATGCGTGGTTTGATGGCGAAGCCTGATGGCTCCATTATTGAAACCCCAATTACTGCGAACTTCCGTGAAGGTTTGAACGTGTTGCAGTACTTCATCTCAACCCACGGCGCTCGTAAAGGTTTGGCTGATACCGCGTTGAAGACGGCAAACTCAGGTTATTTGACACGTCGTTTATGCGACGTAACTCAAGACCTCGTTGTCATTGAAGATGATTGTGGTGCAACTACCGGCGTCACAATGAAGGCTCTGGTTGAAGGCGGCGAAATTATTGAAGCATTGCGTGACCGCATTTTGGGTCGTGTATGTATCGATGACGTCGTTCATCCTGATACACAAGAAGTTATTGTTCCGCATGACACCTTGCTCGATGAAGATCACGTTGATCAAATCGTTTCCTTAGGTATCGATGAAGTTAAAGTTCGCACAGTATTGTCATGCTTAACTCGCTTTGGCTTGTGCGCTAAGTGCTACGGACGTGATTTAGGTCGCGGCGGTTTGGTGAACGTTGGTGAGGCGGTTGGTGTTATCGCTGCTCAGTCCATCGGTGAGCCAGGTACACAGTTGACTATGCGTACCTTCCACATTGGTGGAGCAGCGTCACGTGCATTGGTTGCAAGCAATATTGAAGCGAAGTCCAATGGTGCTTTGAAGTTCTCCGGCACGATGCGTGTTGTGAAGAATGCCAAGGGTGAGCAGATCGTGATTTCACGTTCTGGCGAAGCGGTGATCATTGACGATAACGGTCGTGAGCGTGAGCGTCATAAAGTGCCTTACGGCGCAACACTCTTGTTTAAAGAAGATGCTGCAGTCAAGGCCGGCGCAAGTTTGGCAACATGGGATCCGTTAACACGTCCGATCATTTCTGAGTACGCTGGTATTGCTCGCTTTGACAACGTTGAAGAAGGCGTTACTGTAGCTAAGCAGGTTGACGAAGTAACCGGACTCTCCACTTTGGTGGTGATTGACGGTAAGCGTCGTAGTGCTGCTAGCAAAGGCGTTCGCCCAATGATCAACTTAGTTGATGCCAAGGGCGGCGAAGTGATGATTGCGGGTACAGATCACCCAGTAAACATCGGTTTGCAAGTTGGCGCTTTGATTACTGTTAAAGATGGTCAAAAAGTTGAAGTTGGTGAAGTGTTGGCGCGTATTCCAATCGAATCACAGAAGACTCGCGACATTACCGGTGGTTTGCCACGCGTTGCTGAATTGTTCGAAGCGCGTTCACCAAAAGATGCTGCTGTATTGGCTAAAGTCACTGGAACTGTTTCCTTCGGTAAAGAAACCAAAGGTAAGCAACGTTTAGTGATTACTGATATGGATGGCGAAGCTAATGAATTCTTGATTCCTAAAGAGAAACAAGTTCTCGTTCATGACGGCCAAGTTGTGAACAAGGGCGAGATGATTGTGGAAGGCCCTGCCGATCCACACGATATCTTGACACTCAGAGGTATTGAAGAGTTGGCGATTTACATCGTGGACGAAGTTCAAGACGTTTACCGTTTGCAGGGCGTGAAGATTAATGACAAGCACATTGAAGTGATCGTGCGTCAAATGTTGCGTCGCGTGCAAATTACTGATGGTGGGGATACTGCCTACATCACTGGTGAGCAAGTTGAGCGGTCTAAGTTGTATGACGCAAACGATGCTGTGATTGCCCAAGGTAAGCGCCCAGCTCAGTTCGAGAATGTGTTGCTCGGTATTACTAAGGCATCCTTGTCGACAGACAGCTTTATTTCAGCGGCTTCTTTCCAAGAAACCACCCGTGTATTGACCGAAGCCGCGATTATGGGCAAGACCGATACACTCCGTGGCCTCAAGGAAAACGTCATTATTGGTCGCCTGATTCCTGCTGGTACCGGCTTGTCATATCGCCGTGCACGCAAGGTCAGAGAGCAATTCGAGCGTGATCGCGCTCAAATGATTGCCGCCGAAGAGGAAGCAATGGCTGATATGCCTGTAGAAATAGAGGCTGAAGTGATTGCTCCTGCTGGGGAGGCTGATCCAAGCTAA
- the rpsL gene encoding 30S ribosomal protein S12 encodes MPTINQLLRKPRTRLTVKSKSPALQNSPQRRGVCTRVYTTTPKKPNSALRKVAKVRLTNGFEVISYIGGEGHNLQEHSVVLIRGGRVKDLPGVRYHIVRGSLDLQGVKDRKQSRSKYGAKRAKKAA; translated from the coding sequence ATGCCAACAATTAATCAATTATTACGTAAGCCAAGAACACGGCTGACCGTTAAAAGTAAGAGCCCTGCGCTGCAAAACAGCCCGCAGCGCCGTGGTGTATGTACACGTGTGTACACAACCACTCCTAAGAAGCCTAACTCTGCTCTACGTAAAGTAGCTAAAGTTCGCTTAACCAATGGTTTTGAAGTCATTTCATACATTGGTGGTGAAGGCCATAACCTCCAGGAACACTCAGTCGTGTTGATCCGCGGTGGTCGTGTAAAGGATTTGCCTGGTGTTCGTTACCACATCGTTCGTGGCTCACTTGACTTGCAAGGTGTTAAAGACCGTAAGCAGTCACGTTCCAAGTACGGTGCTAAGCGCGCTAAGAAAGCTGCTTAA
- the rpsG gene encoding 30S ribosomal protein S7: MPRRREVPKREILPDPKFGNVEVAKFMNVLMLDGKKSVAERIVYGAFDHIEKKANKEPLEIFSTAMGNVKPMVEVKSRRVGGANYQVPVEVRPSRRSALAMRWVREAAKKRGEKSMAQRLANELLEAAEGRGGAMKKREEVHRMAEANKAFSHFRF, from the coding sequence ATGCCACGTCGTCGTGAAGTTCCCAAACGGGAAATCCTGCCTGATCCAAAATTTGGCAATGTAGAAGTAGCAAAATTCATGAACGTCCTCATGTTGGACGGCAAGAAATCGGTTGCAGAGCGTATCGTTTACGGTGCCTTTGATCATATCGAGAAAAAAGCAAACAAAGAACCACTCGAAATTTTCTCAACAGCTATGGGCAACGTTAAGCCAATGGTTGAGGTGAAGAGCCGTCGTGTTGGTGGTGCTAACTACCAGGTTCCTGTTGAAGTTCGCCCATCACGCCGTTCTGCTTTGGCAATGCGCTGGGTGCGCGAAGCCGCTAAAAAGCGCGGTGAAAAATCTATGGCTCAACGTTTGGCCAACGAACTATTAGAAGCTGCAGAAGGTCGCGGCGGAGCAATGAAGAAGCGTGAAGAAGTTCACCGTATGGCAGAAGCTAATAAAGCTTTCTCACATTTCCGCTTCTAA
- the fusA gene encoding elongation factor G, with translation MARKTPIERYRNIGISAHIDAGKTTTTERVLFYTGVNHKIGEVHDGAATMDWMEQEQERGITITSAATTTFWKGMAGNFPEHRINIIDTPGHVDFTIEVERSMRVLDGACMVYCAVGGVQPQSETVWRQANKYQVPRLAFVNKMDRTGANFFKVYDQMKLRLKANPILIQIPIGAEENFKGVVDLVKMKAIYWDEESQGTKFTYEEIPAELQASAEEWREKLLEAAAESSEELMEKYLGGDALTEEEIKTALRQRTIANEIIPMMCGTAFKNKGVQAMLDAVVELLPSPLDVPPVPCELEDGTPTTRRAADDEKFSALAFKIMTDPFVGQLIFFRVYSGVMKSGDTIYNPIKGKKERVGRLLQMHANEREEIKEVFAGDIAAAVGLKDATTGETLCDPDGIVILERMVFPEPVISQAVEPKTKPDQEKMGLALNRLAQEDPSFRVKTDEESGQTIISGMGELHLEILVDRMRREFGVEATVGKPQVAYRETIRKVCEEVEGKFVKQSGGRGQYGHVVLKLEPQEPGKGFQFVDAIKGGVVPREYIPAVEKGIIETLNSGILAGYPVVDIKATLFFGSYHDVDSNENAFKMAGSMAFKDGMRKASPVLLEPMMAVEVETPEDFMGNVMGDLSSRRGILQGMDDIPGGGKIVRAEVPLAEMFGYSTGLRSLTQGRATYTMEFKHYSEAPKNVAEAVMAAKAK, from the coding sequence GTGGCACGTAAAACCCCTATCGAAAGATACCGCAACATCGGTATTTCTGCGCATATTGACGCAGGCAAAACAACAACAACAGAACGTGTTTTGTTCTACACCGGTGTTAATCACAAAATTGGTGAAGTACATGATGGCGCTGCAACCATGGACTGGATGGAGCAAGAGCAAGAGCGTGGTATCACGATTACTTCTGCTGCTACTACAACATTCTGGAAGGGCATGGCCGGCAATTTTCCAGAGCACCGCATCAATATTATTGATACTCCAGGACACGTAGACTTCACGATTGAAGTTGAGCGTTCAATGCGCGTTTTGGATGGCGCTTGCATGGTTTACTGTGCGGTAGGTGGTGTACAGCCACAATCTGAAACTGTTTGGCGTCAAGCTAATAAGTATCAAGTCCCACGTTTAGCATTCGTTAACAAGATGGATCGTACTGGCGCGAATTTCTTCAAGGTCTATGACCAGATGAAATTGCGCTTGAAGGCTAACCCTATCTTGATCCAGATTCCTATCGGCGCTGAAGAAAACTTCAAAGGCGTTGTGGACTTGGTCAAAATGAAGGCCATCTATTGGGATGAGGAATCACAAGGTACTAAATTTACCTACGAAGAAATTCCTGCTGAGTTGCAAGCATCCGCTGAAGAGTGGCGTGAGAAGTTGCTTGAAGCCGCCGCTGAAAGCTCAGAAGAGTTGATGGAAAAATACCTTGGTGGTGACGCATTGACCGAGGAAGAAATTAAAACAGCATTGCGTCAACGCACAATTGCCAATGAAATCATTCCAATGATGTGTGGAACTGCTTTCAAAAATAAAGGTGTTCAGGCGATGTTGGACGCAGTAGTTGAATTGTTGCCATCACCATTAGATGTTCCGCCAGTTCCTTGTGAATTGGAAGACGGCACACCTACAACACGTAGAGCGGCTGATGATGAGAAATTCTCAGCATTGGCATTTAAGATCATGACTGACCCATTTGTTGGCCAGCTCATCTTCTTCCGTGTTTACTCGGGCGTAATGAAATCTGGCGACACGATCTACAACCCAATCAAGGGCAAGAAAGAGCGTGTTGGCCGCTTGTTGCAGATGCATGCAAACGAACGTGAAGAAATTAAAGAAGTATTTGCAGGTGATATCGCAGCTGCAGTTGGCCTAAAAGACGCAACTACTGGCGAAACATTGTGTGATCCAGATGGCATCGTGATTTTAGAGCGCATGGTGTTCCCAGAGCCAGTGATCTCACAAGCAGTTGAGCCAAAGACAAAACCAGACCAAGAAAAAATGGGTCTAGCTTTGAATCGTTTGGCGCAAGAAGATCCATCATTCCGCGTGAAGACAGACGAAGAGTCTGGCCAAACTATTATTTCTGGAATGGGCGAGCTCCATTTGGAAATTCTGGTTGACCGTATGCGTCGTGAGTTTGGTGTTGAGGCAACTGTTGGTAAGCCACAAGTTGCTTATCGCGAAACTATTCGTAAGGTTTGCGAAGAAGTTGAAGGTAAATTTGTTAAGCAGTCTGGTGGTCGTGGTCAGTATGGTCACGTTGTGCTCAAACTTGAGCCACAAGAGCCAGGCAAAGGTTTCCAATTCGTTGACGCTATTAAGGGCGGTGTAGTTCCACGTGAATACATCCCTGCAGTAGAAAAAGGAATTATCGAAACTTTGAACTCCGGTATTTTGGCTGGCTATCCAGTCGTCGATATCAAAGCGACATTGTTCTTCGGTTCATACCATGACGTTGACTCCAACGAAAACGCATTTAAGATGGCGGGCTCGATGGCATTCAAAGACGGTATGCGCAAAGCATCACCTGTGTTGCTTGAACCAATGATGGCTGTTGAAGTTGAAACACCAGAAGATTTCATGGGTAACGTAATGGGCGACCTCTCATCACGTCGCGGTATTTTGCAAGGTATGGATGACATTCCAGGGGGCGGTAAGATCGTTCGCGCTGAAGTGCCATTGGCAGAGATGTTTGGTTATTCAACTGGCTTGCGCTCGTTGACCCAAGGTCGCGCTACCTACACCATGGAATTTAAGCATTATTCCGAAGCACCTAAGAACGTTGCTGAAGCAGTTATGGCTGCTAAAGCGAAGTAA